The Afipia massiliensis genome has a segment encoding these proteins:
- a CDS encoding GMC family oxidoreductase, with the protein MVKRLEGDFDYIVVGAGTAGCIVANRLSADPRKRVLILEAGGKDNWIWFHIPVGYLFAIGNPRSDWMFKTEPEAGLNGRALAYPRGKVIGGSSAINAMISMRGQAADYDHWRQLGLTGWGWDDVLPAFKKLEDHFLGESEHHGTGGGWRIEAPRLSWKVLDAVGDAAHEMGIRKTPDFNTGDNEGIGYFHVNQKRGRRWSSARGFLKPALSRPNLRLETNVLVDRVIVENGRAVGVRFSQGGETIEARTQGEVILCSGSIGSTQVLHRSGIGPQEWLSPLGIDTVLDRQGVGRNLQDHLQQRAIYKVEGVRTLNETYYNLFRRGWMGVDYLLRRRGPLTMAPSQLGIFTRSDARQERANIQFHVQPLSLDKFGEPLHRFPAITIAACNLRPTSRGSVRIKSNAPDQAPAIAPNYLSTPEDRQVAADAIRVTRRLMKQHALAAYHPQEYLPGPSVGDDDASLAKAAGDIGTTIFHPVGTAKMGTSSDPLAVVDERLRFHGLKGLRVVDASVMPTITSGNTNTPTAMIAEKGAAMIVADGR; encoded by the coding sequence ATGGTGAAACGTCTCGAGGGGGATTTCGACTACATCGTCGTCGGTGCCGGTACCGCCGGTTGCATCGTTGCCAATCGCCTCTCGGCCGACCCGCGCAAGCGCGTGCTGATTCTGGAAGCCGGCGGCAAGGACAACTGGATCTGGTTTCACATTCCGGTCGGTTATTTGTTCGCCATCGGCAATCCCCGCTCCGACTGGATGTTCAAGACCGAACCGGAGGCCGGGCTCAACGGCCGCGCGCTGGCCTATCCGCGCGGTAAGGTGATCGGCGGATCGTCTGCGATCAACGCCATGATCTCCATGCGCGGACAGGCCGCGGATTACGACCATTGGCGGCAGCTTGGATTGACCGGCTGGGGCTGGGATGATGTGCTGCCCGCATTCAAGAAACTTGAAGATCATTTTCTTGGCGAGAGCGAGCACCACGGCACCGGGGGCGGCTGGCGGATCGAAGCGCCGCGCCTGTCATGGAAAGTGCTGGATGCCGTCGGAGACGCCGCGCACGAAATGGGCATCCGCAAGACGCCGGACTTCAATACCGGCGACAACGAAGGCATCGGATACTTCCACGTCAACCAGAAACGCGGACGGCGCTGGTCCTCGGCGCGCGGTTTTCTCAAGCCCGCATTGTCGCGGCCTAATCTTCGACTCGAAACCAATGTGCTGGTCGACAGGGTGATCGTCGAGAACGGCCGCGCCGTGGGCGTGCGCTTCAGCCAGGGTGGTGAAACCATCGAGGCACGGACACAAGGCGAAGTGATCCTGTGCTCGGGTTCGATCGGATCGACGCAGGTGCTGCATCGCTCCGGCATTGGCCCGCAGGAATGGCTGTCGCCACTCGGCATCGACACCGTGCTCGACCGGCAAGGCGTAGGCCGCAACCTGCAGGATCATTTGCAGCAACGCGCGATCTACAAGGTCGAGGGCGTGCGCACTCTGAACGAGACCTACTACAATTTGTTCCGGCGTGGCTGGATGGGCGTCGATTATCTCCTGCGGCGGCGTGGACCGCTGACCATGGCGCCGTCGCAGCTCGGTATCTTCACGCGCTCCGATGCGCGTCAGGAGCGCGCCAACATCCAGTTTCACGTTCAGCCGTTGTCGCTCGACAAGTTCGGTGAGCCGTTGCACCGCTTCCCGGCGATCACCATCGCTGCCTGTAATCTACGGCCGACATCGCGCGGCAGCGTGCGCATCAAGTCGAACGCCCCCGATCAAGCGCCTGCGATCGCGCCGAACTATCTATCGACACCCGAAGACCGGCAGGTCGCCGCCGATGCCATCCGCGTGACGCGGCGGCTGATGAAGCAGCACGCGCTCGCGGCCTATCATCCGCAGGAGTATCTCCCCGGCCCGTCCGTCGGCGATGACGATGCGTCTTTGGCGAAAGCCGCCGGCGACATCGGCACCACGATCTTTCATCCGGTCGGAACCGCGAAGATGGGCACGTCCAGCGATCCTCTCGCTGTGGTCGATGAGCGCCTGCGCTTTCACGGCCTTAAGGGGCTGCGTGTCGTCGACGCGTCGGTGATGCCGACCATCACGTCGGGCAACACCAACACGCCGACCGCGATGATCGCGGAAAAAGGCGCGGCGATGATTGTTGCGGATGGACGGTAG
- a CDS encoding acyl-CoA carboxylase subunit beta produces MNWKPELDELARREAFAKEMGGADKVKRQHDQGRLTVRERIDKLVDPKSFHEMGAISGIAEYDDKNELTTLTPANCVFGRGKIDKRPVVVVGDDFTVRGGSADASISAKPTMAEQMAHDFRMPIIRVIEGSGGGGSVKTIETKGAANLPGGVGGTTWYWYTTTNMARVPVVGLGLGSVAGLGAARLAASHYSVMTKSSAMFVAGPPVVARLGQSLDKQELGGWQIQTKAGGVDHAVDTEEEAFECARKFLSYLPSSVFDLPPTTPCSDDPERSDEALLNIVPRSRKQIYKMRPIIESVVDKGSFFEMGQNFGRSVIAGFARFDGRAVLLLASDPYIYGGSWTAEACQKVVRFVDLAETFHLPVVYLMDCPGFMIGLEAEKAATIRHGVRAMTAVNQTTVPWCTIIVRNSFGVAGVVHQPAGRFSLRYAWPSAYWGSLPLEGGIEAAYRADIEAADDPKAKLAEIEDRLNKLRSPFRSAEKFWVEEIIDPRKTRSLICEFARLAEPLRTPGVAKMAIRP; encoded by the coding sequence ATGAACTGGAAGCCTGAACTCGATGAACTCGCGCGGCGCGAAGCGTTTGCGAAAGAGATGGGCGGCGCCGACAAAGTCAAGCGACAGCACGATCAGGGACGGCTGACCGTTCGCGAGCGTATCGACAAACTGGTGGATCCGAAGAGCTTTCACGAGATGGGAGCGATTTCCGGCATAGCCGAGTATGACGACAAGAATGAGTTGACGACACTCACGCCGGCCAACTGCGTGTTCGGCCGCGGCAAGATTGACAAGCGCCCCGTCGTCGTCGTCGGTGACGACTTCACCGTGCGCGGCGGTTCGGCGGACGCGTCGATCTCCGCAAAGCCGACAATGGCCGAGCAGATGGCGCACGATTTCCGGATGCCGATCATTCGCGTGATCGAAGGATCCGGCGGCGGCGGTTCGGTCAAGACCATCGAAACGAAAGGCGCCGCGAATCTGCCGGGCGGCGTTGGTGGCACAACCTGGTATTGGTACACCACCACGAACATGGCGCGTGTACCTGTCGTGGGTCTCGGCCTTGGATCGGTTGCAGGTCTTGGCGCGGCGCGCCTCGCAGCCAGCCATTATTCAGTCATGACCAAATCATCCGCGATGTTCGTCGCGGGTCCGCCGGTCGTCGCGCGTCTCGGACAGTCGCTCGACAAGCAGGAGCTTGGCGGCTGGCAGATTCAGACCAAGGCGGGTGGTGTTGATCACGCAGTCGATACCGAGGAAGAAGCGTTCGAGTGTGCGCGGAAGTTCCTGTCTTACCTGCCGTCATCTGTATTTGACCTGCCGCCGACCACTCCTTGCAGCGATGATCCGGAGCGCAGCGACGAAGCGCTGCTCAATATCGTCCCGCGCAGCCGCAAGCAGATCTACAAGATGCGGCCCATTATCGAGTCGGTGGTCGATAAGGGATCGTTCTTCGAGATGGGCCAGAATTTCGGGCGCTCGGTGATCGCCGGGTTCGCGCGCTTTGACGGCCGCGCTGTGCTGCTGCTGGCGAGCGATCCTTATATTTATGGAGGATCGTGGACAGCGGAAGCCTGCCAGAAGGTGGTGCGCTTCGTCGATTTGGCGGAAACCTTCCATCTTCCCGTCGTCTATCTGATGGATTGTCCGGGTTTTATGATCGGGCTTGAAGCCGAAAAGGCCGCGACGATCCGGCATGGCGTGCGGGCGATGACCGCCGTCAATCAGACCACGGTGCCATGGTGCACGATCATCGTTCGCAACTCCTTCGGTGTTGCGGGGGTTGTGCATCAGCCGGCAGGCCGGTTCTCGCTGCGCTATGCGTGGCCCTCGGCCTATTGGGGCTCGCTGCCGCTCGAAGGCGGCATCGAGGCCGCTTATCGTGCCGATATCGAGGCCGCTGACGATCCCAAGGCGAAGCTGGCCGAGATCGAGGACCGGCTCAACAAGCTGCGGTCGCCATTCCGTTCGGCGGAGAAGTTCTGGGTCGAAGAGATCATAGACCCGCGTAAGACGCGTTCGTTGATTTGCGAATTCGCACGGCTGGCGGAGCCACTGCGTACCCCGGGCGTGGCGAAGATGGCGATCAGGCCGTGA
- a CDS encoding acetyl-CoA carboxylase biotin carboxyl carrier protein subunit: protein MAEIKIVTEVAGRVCAIAASAGGDIGSGDDVIFVEAMKMEIPIPSPAAGKIKSILVSIDDVVAEGQAIATLEA from the coding sequence ATGGCAGAGATCAAGATCGTCACCGAGGTTGCCGGGCGCGTCTGCGCGATTGCGGCCAGCGCCGGCGGCGATATCGGAAGCGGTGACGACGTCATCTTCGTCGAAGCCATGAAGATGGAAATTCCCATCCCCTCACCTGCCGCAGGAAAAATCAAATCGATTCTCGTCAGCATCGATGATGTCGTGGCAGAGGGACAGGCAATCGCCACGCTCGAAGCGTGA
- a CDS encoding TAXI family TRAP transporter solute-binding subunit, whose product MTRYITTVAAMVVASTAISPVLAQEIKLAPTMAFTAYDTGTSGFNIAVGVGKMMKDKYGSDIRVLPAGNDVARLAPLRAGRAVLAWMGTGVYFAQEGVFEFGVKEWGPQALQMTLSTVDCNGLSVGVTKDAGVKEWKDFRGKRLGFVVGSPALNQNALAIIAYGGLTQKDVKIVEFASYGAMWKGLVNNDADGAFASTVTGPAKEVENSPRGLVWPQLPPEDKAAWERVKKVGAFFNPHTTTCGAGIEASKPLQLATYPYPIATTYATQPVDQVYSITKAMIDGYDSYKDSAPGSVGLEAKRQSKQWVIPFHPGAAKALKEAGNWTDADEKYNNDLIKRQGVLADAWKAYNTASAPGEPAAFLSGWMAARKAALAKANLPNGFED is encoded by the coding sequence ATGACGCGATATATCACGACGGTTGCAGCCATGGTTGTTGCAAGCACGGCGATTTCGCCGGTGCTGGCACAGGAGATCAAACTGGCGCCGACCATGGCTTTCACCGCTTACGACACCGGAACGTCGGGCTTCAACATCGCCGTCGGCGTTGGCAAAATGATGAAGGACAAATACGGCTCGGACATTCGCGTGCTTCCGGCGGGCAACGACGTGGCGCGTCTCGCGCCGCTGCGCGCTGGCCGCGCCGTGCTGGCCTGGATGGGCACCGGCGTTTATTTCGCGCAGGAAGGCGTGTTCGAATTCGGCGTCAAGGAATGGGGCCCGCAAGCGCTGCAGATGACTCTCTCGACGGTCGACTGTAACGGTCTGTCGGTCGGCGTGACGAAGGACGCCGGTGTCAAGGAGTGGAAGGATTTCCGCGGCAAACGGCTCGGCTTCGTGGTCGGTTCGCCTGCGCTTAACCAGAACGCGCTCGCGATCATCGCTTATGGCGGCCTCACGCAGAAGGACGTCAAGATTGTCGAATTCGCGAGCTACGGTGCGATGTGGAAAGGCCTCGTCAACAATGATGCCGACGGCGCATTCGCCTCCACGGTGACCGGTCCGGCGAAGGAAGTTGAGAACTCGCCGCGCGGTCTGGTCTGGCCACAACTCCCGCCCGAAGACAAGGCGGCCTGGGAGCGAGTCAAGAAAGTCGGCGCGTTCTTCAATCCACACACCACAACCTGCGGCGCCGGTATCGAAGCCTCGAAACCATTGCAACTGGCCACCTATCCCTATCCGATCGCGACGACTTATGCGACGCAGCCGGTGGATCAGGTTTACTCGATCACCAAGGCAATGATTGACGGCTACGATTCGTACAAGGACTCCGCGCCCGGTTCAGTCGGCCTTGAAGCCAAGCGTCAGAGCAAGCAGTGGGTCATTCCGTTCCATCCCGGCGCTGCCAAGGCGTTGAAGGAAGCCGGTAACTGGACCGACGCAGACGAGAAGTACAACAACGACCTGATCAAGCGGCAAGGTGTTCTGGCTGACGCATGGAAAGCCTACAATACCGCAAGCGCACCAGGAGAACCGGCAGCATTCCTCTCCGGCTGGATGGCAGCACGCAAGGCAGCGCTCGCCAAAGCCAATCTGCCGAATGGGTTTGAAGACTAG
- a CDS encoding TRAP transporter permease — protein MTASSNNTGLPASASTAAAGASPPETIQIENPHAVVADLQESEVTRVRTLRGGWRWALLVATAATIFLCINQQFSLRFFMDFTQLNTEYFYLLIALMLPFTFLIFPSSSKAPLDRIPWYDAVLFVLTCAAAIWLMMNIRKAAALGWEFEGAPRNVIAAGLVMWFVLMEALRRTGGWSLLLSVFPFTLYPLFADAKWLGPFRGTQSTLEQTTAYHMLSGESLLGIPIQAFADTVIGFLVFGTALMMTGAGKFFINIAFALCGTFRGGAAKVCVFASGLLGTVGGSIVSNVLTAGTMTIPAMKKTGFTPSYSAAVEACASTGAVLAPPVLGATAFVMAQFLNTGYSDVALAATIPSVLYYFGLFAQVDSYAARHQLEGLPRRELPRFWDAFKEGWYYLFVIVVLVVMLLYFKRESHAPFYATALLVILHQWSGPAAWKRANTAVLMLSAALTGAMLWFDIGNPFLWGMCILAVLNEFFPGKNWGGGRWLHFLELNGKTFVELIAILAGCGLLIGAFSLTGVISSLANDLLSIAGGNALLLLVMCAITSLILGLGLTTTSCYIFLAILVAPALEKLGLNKMAVHMFIFYWGMLSSITPPVAIASFAAAGIAGAPAMKTGWESMWVGSIIYFIPFFFVLNPALLLQGENPYLEALGLTAISCFGIVFICGGIQGYQAYVGDLRRAGFMEWPIRVLLIIGGFTIATPGGGIMPISQLQIMALGLAILVPTVILALLLVRRNPITPRKLSTR, from the coding sequence ATGACAGCTTCGTCCAACAACACCGGCCTTCCGGCTTCCGCATCTACTGCGGCTGCCGGAGCGAGTCCGCCAGAGACAATCCAGATCGAGAATCCGCACGCCGTCGTTGCCGACCTGCAGGAATCCGAAGTCACCCGCGTAAGAACCCTGCGCGGGGGGTGGCGCTGGGCGTTGCTGGTGGCAACAGCCGCGACGATCTTTCTGTGTATCAACCAGCAATTCTCGCTGCGTTTCTTCATGGATTTCACGCAGCTCAACACCGAATATTTTTACCTGCTTATTGCGCTGATGCTGCCGTTCACGTTCCTGATTTTTCCAAGCTCCAGCAAGGCGCCGCTCGACCGCATCCCCTGGTATGACGCAGTCCTGTTCGTACTGACGTGCGCCGCCGCGATCTGGCTGATGATGAACATCCGTAAGGCCGCGGCGCTCGGCTGGGAGTTTGAGGGAGCCCCACGGAACGTGATCGCCGCCGGTCTGGTGATGTGGTTCGTTCTCATGGAAGCGTTGCGCCGCACCGGCGGATGGAGCCTGTTGCTGAGCGTATTTCCTTTTACGCTCTATCCGCTGTTCGCTGACGCAAAGTGGCTGGGGCCGTTCCGGGGCACACAGTCCACGCTTGAGCAGACAACCGCCTATCACATGCTCTCGGGCGAAAGCCTGCTCGGCATTCCGATCCAGGCATTTGCGGATACGGTGATCGGCTTCCTTGTGTTCGGCACGGCGCTGATGATGACCGGCGCCGGCAAATTCTTCATCAACATCGCATTCGCGCTCTGTGGAACATTCCGCGGCGGCGCCGCCAAGGTCTGCGTCTTCGCGAGCGGCCTTCTCGGCACGGTCGGCGGGAGCATCGTGTCGAACGTCCTCACTGCGGGCACGATGACGATCCCGGCGATGAAGAAAACAGGATTCACGCCGTCCTATTCCGCCGCGGTCGAAGCATGCGCCTCCACCGGCGCTGTCCTTGCGCCTCCGGTTCTCGGAGCTACCGCGTTCGTCATGGCCCAGTTTCTGAATACGGGTTACTCGGACGTCGCCCTGGCGGCGACCATTCCGTCAGTGCTGTACTATTTTGGCTTGTTCGCGCAGGTCGACAGCTATGCAGCCCGCCATCAACTCGAGGGACTGCCGCGCAGGGAGTTGCCGCGCTTTTGGGACGCATTCAAGGAGGGGTGGTACTACCTCTTTGTCATCGTCGTCCTCGTGGTGATGCTTCTTTACTTCAAACGCGAAAGCCACGCTCCGTTCTATGCAACCGCGTTGCTGGTCATCCTGCATCAGTGGTCGGGACCAGCGGCGTGGAAACGCGCCAACACGGCGGTTCTGATGCTATCGGCCGCGTTGACCGGTGCCATGCTCTGGTTTGACATCGGCAATCCATTCCTCTGGGGGATGTGCATTCTGGCCGTTCTGAACGAGTTCTTTCCCGGAAAGAACTGGGGTGGCGGCCGGTGGCTTCATTTTCTCGAATTGAACGGAAAGACTTTCGTCGAACTTATCGCGATCCTGGCCGGCTGCGGCCTGCTGATCGGCGCGTTCTCCCTGACCGGCGTGATCTCAAGCCTAGCCAACGACCTTCTCAGCATCGCGGGCGGCAACGCCCTCCTCCTGCTGGTCATGTGCGCGATCACGAGTCTCATCCTCGGTCTCGGGCTGACGACGACGTCCTGCTACATCTTTCTGGCAATTCTGGTCGCGCCAGCGCTGGAAAAACTCGGCCTCAACAAGATGGCTGTGCATATGTTCATCTTCTATTGGGGCATGCTCTCGTCGATCACGCCACCAGTTGCCATTGCATCGTTTGCCGCTGCCGGCATTGCTGGAGCACCGGCCATGAAAACCGGATGGGAAAGCATGTGGGTGGGCAGCATCATCTACTTCATCCCATTCTTCTTCGTGCTGAATCCCGCGCTGCTGCTCCAAGGTGAAAACCCATACCTTGAGGCGCTCGGCCTCACCGCAATTTCCTGTTTCGGAATTGTCTTCATCTGTGGCGGCATCCAAGGCTACCAGGCGTATGTCGGCGATCTCAGGCGCGCCGGTTTTATGGAATGGCCAATTCGCGTGCTGCTGATCATCGGAGGGTTCACGATCGCCACGCCGGGCGGCGGCATTATGCCGATCTCGCAATTGCAAATCATGGCACTGGGCCTCGCCATTCTGGTTCCGACAGTGATCCTTGCTCTGCTTCTTGTTCGGCGGAACCCGATTACACCGAGGAAACTTTCGACTCGCTAG
- the hpnO gene encoding aminobacteriohopanetriol synthase HpnO has protein sequence MMQPNLDISEMFADRQFQRNALHTRYLNEQLVRVLKTIGYDVGFQRAQGQYLFDRDGDRYLDLLSGFGVFALGRNHPTVKNALKSVLDSDLPNLVQLDLSTLAGILAERLIAHVPYLDKVFFANSGTECVEAAIKFARGATGRTGIVYCDHGYHGLSYGSLSLTGDKNFRDGFGPLLPDCFSIPFNDLPALEKALASRQVAAFIVEPIQGKGVNIPDDGFLADAAALCKRYGTLFVADEIQTGMGRTGRFLAVEHWNVEPDMVLLSKSLSGGHVPVGAVLTRKAIFDKIFDRMDRAVVHGSTFSKNDLAMAAGIATLEALKQEKVIENAAARGAELLATLSAMVPRYELLKNVRGKGLMIGVEFGPPKSLALKASWTMLEAASKGLFCQLITIPLFKDHKILSQVSGHASHTIKLLPSLTITQEDCNWITSSFDTVIESSHRVPGAIWSLGKTLVDNAARKSA, from the coding sequence ATCATGCAGCCAAATCTAGACATTTCAGAGATGTTCGCGGATCGCCAATTCCAGCGCAACGCTCTGCACACGCGGTACCTCAACGAGCAGCTTGTTCGGGTCCTTAAGACCATCGGTTATGACGTCGGCTTCCAGCGGGCCCAAGGGCAGTATCTGTTTGACCGTGATGGCGATCGCTATCTCGATCTCCTGAGCGGCTTTGGCGTCTTCGCACTCGGCCGCAATCATCCGACGGTCAAGAACGCTCTCAAGAGCGTACTCGACAGTGATCTGCCCAATCTCGTCCAGCTCGATCTGTCCACGCTTGCCGGCATTCTGGCGGAGCGCCTGATCGCGCATGTGCCCTATCTCGACAAGGTATTTTTTGCGAATTCAGGGACGGAATGTGTCGAAGCTGCGATCAAATTCGCGCGCGGCGCCACTGGCCGGACCGGCATCGTCTATTGCGACCACGGCTATCACGGGCTGTCCTACGGTTCGTTGTCTCTGACCGGCGACAAGAACTTCCGTGACGGTTTCGGGCCGCTGTTGCCAGACTGCTTCTCGATTCCGTTCAACGACCTTCCGGCGCTCGAAAAGGCGCTGGCCTCTCGGCAGGTTGCAGCCTTCATCGTCGAGCCGATTCAGGGCAAGGGCGTCAACATACCCGACGACGGGTTTCTCGCGGATGCGGCTGCGCTGTGCAAGCGCTATGGCACGTTGTTCGTGGCGGACGAAATCCAGACCGGAATGGGCCGCACAGGGCGTTTCCTTGCCGTCGAGCACTGGAATGTCGAACCGGACATGGTGCTGCTGTCGAAGTCTCTCTCCGGCGGTCACGTCCCGGTCGGCGCCGTGCTGACGCGCAAGGCGATCTTCGACAAGATTTTCGACCGAATGGACCGCGCCGTCGTGCACGGATCGACGTTCTCCAAGAACGATCTCGCCATGGCTGCCGGCATTGCGACGCTGGAAGCGCTCAAGCAGGAAAAGGTGATCGAGAACGCGGCGGCGCGTGGCGCCGAGCTTCTTGCGACACTGTCAGCAATGGTTCCGCGCTACGAGTTGCTCAAGAATGTTCGCGGCAAGGGGCTCATGATCGGCGTCGAGTTCGGACCGCCGAAGTCGCTGGCGCTCAAGGCGTCCTGGACGATGCTGGAAGCGGCGAGCAAGGGTCTGTTCTGCCAGCTGATCACCATTCCGCTGTTCAAGGATCACAAGATCCTCAGCCAGGTGTCGGGCCATGCCAGCCACACGATCAAGCTGCTGCCGTCGCTCACGATCACGCAGGAAGACTGCAACTGGATTACCAGTTCGTTCGACACCGTGATCGAAAGCAGCCATCGTGTGCCCGGTGCGATCTGGTCGCTGGGCAAGACTCTGGTCGATAACGCAGCAAGAAAATCAGCCTGA
- a CDS encoding DUF2147 domain-containing protein gives MRKIALSGMFLLAAAGAASAAEPLGEWRDEDGKATIRIVDCNSRLWGVVASESIPGGLDKNNPDKAKRTRPLLGMPILLNMKKVEDEKDKWEGKVYDATSGKTYDSSIQVKAANSLRIEGCVAMILCGGQTWTRVVEGAPAPGGQKTTAPAPKSTAAPFPTPIGSPKTAAPPKAGAKAGSPDAVTSEVCMLPEIANAPR, from the coding sequence ATGCGAAAAATAGCCCTTAGTGGAATGTTCCTGCTCGCCGCTGCTGGTGCTGCCTCCGCGGCAGAACCGCTCGGTGAATGGCGCGATGAAGACGGCAAGGCGACAATCCGAATCGTCGATTGCAATTCGCGGCTTTGGGGCGTCGTCGCATCCGAATCCATCCCTGGTGGTCTCGACAAGAACAATCCCGACAAGGCCAAGCGGACGCGTCCCCTGCTTGGCATGCCCATCCTTCTGAACATGAAGAAAGTCGAGGACGAGAAGGACAAGTGGGAAGGCAAGGTTTATGACGCGACGAGCGGCAAAACCTACGATTCCTCGATTCAGGTCAAAGCGGCCAACTCACTGCGCATCGAGGGCTGCGTGGCCATGATCCTCTGTGGCGGCCAGACCTGGACCCGTGTCGTTGAGGGCGCTCCCGCGCCCGGCGGCCAGAAGACCACTGCACCTGCGCCCAAGAGCACCGCAGCGCCATTTCCGACGCCCATCGGCAGCCCCAAGACGGCTGCTCCGCCAAAGGCCGGAGCCAAGGCGGGATCGCCCGATGCTGTGACCTCCGAGGTCTGTATGCTCCCGGAGATCGCTAACGCTCCTCGTTAG